The genome window TTTGGTGCCGGTCTGAAGAGTCTCTGCACTGGACTCCTGTTCAAAACGCAGATATCTACATTCAGTGCTTTCATGACCTGCTAATGTCTCTGTTACCATGCACTGAATGAAGCAGACAGGGAAGGGCGGCTCTTTCTCCACTGAGGCACTGGAGCCATCACACGCTGACCCAACGGGAGTGAGTGCGTTCATGTGTTGGAGATCCTGAAATCCACTATTCTGTTACATGAATTTCTCTGATACTGGCATCCCTGTGTTATGCTTCTGATTTAATTTCgtgtttaattttaaattcttGGCAGTGGGGATTGGTTAAAAGATGAAATGGATCTTCATGGCAACAGCTGTGATAAAAGCTTTGGTTTCCAAAGCTGTTTTTTTACTGTCAGCACCACTAGCATTCCACATTTTGCTGAGCGTCATCAGTTCCTTAGTCTTTACTGATATGGTGAATGCCATCCAGAGAATGGTAGCTTTAGTTGACTAAATCCTGTTTCAtagtgggttgtttttttttttttttttttaaaaaaatgcagattTCTGAGCCCAGCCCAGCAGTGCAGACTCTATTCAAAGGATTTCTAAACAAGGATGCCCCTGGCTGTGCCCTCCTGAGACTGGGAGATCTCTGCCCCTAGAGATCCTGCCCTGAGATCCTGTATGGGCACAGGTGGCAAGTGGCCAGGGAGACAGGAGCCAATAACCCGGTGTAGGGGCAAGGTTTagttagagaaaaagaaaaaggcaaagaaCACCCAGCTTCAGCCACTAGAGGGGGCTCTGGGTCTTCAAACTGCCAGACCAATTCCATTGTGCCCCCTACTCCCCCAACCCAGCCCCAAAGGAATCGATTCTCTGAGATTCTCCCCAAGGCCACACCTGGGTTTGCAAAAATTTGCATGCTGTTTGACAACTATATACTTCTTATCAAGCAATTTTACAGGCTGTCagcttttcctgtctttttctctttcacccGCCCACCTTGTCTCTGACAAGAGAGGGCAGCGACAGATAGGCCCGTCGGCATCAACTCAGAAGGACCTCAGCAGCCCTCCCAGCTAGAAGAGGAGACAGCCCCAGGAGGGGAGGGCGATGATCGTGCCACCACTGTGGGCTGCAGCTTGAATGCTCCCAGTGGGAAGGGGATTCCTTCCCACGATGGATTCCTTCTCTGAGGAAGAAGCTGAAGTGGTTCCACCCCAACTCAAGCTCTAGCTCTCCCAGGATGGGGGCCCGTGCTATGTGTGAGGTGTCTCGTCAGCTGCTCAGCGGCTGCCAACAGAAAGCACCAGAGGCCCTGAGCCTAagacttaggaggcagagaaggtGTAGGAAGGGCCTTTGGAAGGAGAAACTCAGCCTTCTCATCTCTGCCTTTCAGCAAGAATGAAACGGAGGCCAGAGGTCTCAGCAGAGATCTGGGATTTCAGGGCCTTGCTGGGTGGCAGGACAGGTATGTGCGGGCACCACCTCTATGTTCCTCCCCAGGCTAGATCGGGGGACACACTTCTTCAGCCCAGGGCCCTGGGTCTGCTCGTTGGCCCTAGGGTGCCCCAAGACAGGCAGCAGAGGCAAACACTAACTGCCCAAGTCATCTAAGCAGGGGAATCTGACACCAGAGGCATCAGGGAAGGGACAAGACAatgggctttgcgtttctatgGAAACAGCGCCTCAGGATGAGGGGCTGGGAAGAGATAGCTTCCACTTCACTTCCAGTCAGGAGCTGGGAAACAGCCCCTTTGTGGTTGGGCtcaccccctcctcttccttgcCAGGTGTTCACCATGGCAACCCTCCTTCCAAACAAGAGGCAAAGAGCATGTTGGCATCtggtgctggggaggcagggacgCCCCAGGGGAATGGGGGACCAGTCACTCCTCCCTTGACAGCCAAGGGCCAGGCCTGGCTTTGAGTCTGGCCTGCAGACATTTTCCATGCCCTGCACTTAATGTGCTTCTCCTGGGCTCCACCTGCATCTGGACTCAGAGTCGCCATGAGGGTGAGGAGAAACAAAGTCCCCATGAAGAACCTGTCTGCTGAGCCACTCAGGAACTGCAGACCCACTGCCTGCTGAGCTGCTCAGGAACTGCAGACCCACTGGGGGCAGAGGGGTGCTCATATTGTGCCACATCACAGAGACTCCAGACCCGCCCTAAGAGGCAGCTGCATTCCTGGGTCCAACAGGACATGAAGTGCTTCTAGTCAGAAGAAAAGCGGTGATTTCCCTGCTCTAGGTCCTGATCAGGTCAAAGACAGGTCTACAGGATACCTGCTTCCCAGAAGCCCTTGGGCTGCTCAGGACAGACACGTCACAATCGGCTTTCACATAGTGGGCCAGCCAGGAAGCTCAGCTCTCATCACTGCAAAGCCCTGCAACCATAGAAGGaaaaaatcccagcacagagccCTCCCAACTCAGGGATGCTGAGATGAGCAAGGCTCCACAGCAGCCTGTTTTGTCACCACCAGGCTCCTGAAAGGTCATACTGGGGACTGctctggagaaaaagaaaaaagacaaggcTTCAAGGAGATCTAGGGAGATGGTTAGAAAAGATGTCACTGCATCACCAATCTCTCCTAGAGGGCaaatctgcttttctttttctttctttctttctttctttctttctttctttctctctctctctctctctctctctctctctctctctctctctctcttctctctttctttctcttttgttttttgttttgttttgtttttcgcagggtttctctgtgtagccttgactgtcctggactcactttgtagaccaggctggccatttaactcacagtgatccgcctgcctctgcctccctgagtgcggggattacaggcgtgcaccgccTCACCCAGCTGGCAAATCTGATTTCCAAACAGACAGGTGGAAAACAGTTCTAACTTACCACCGAAACTGGGAAGCTGGCCGAGAGCGTCAGTGGGTGAAGGTGGGGTATGTCTGACCAGCTTAGAGCCTGATGGCAGCAGGGAATAGGGTGGCCTATTCTCACTGCCCTAGATTCCCAGCCAGGGCTGAGCTTTGTTTGTTCTTCGTGTATGAAAGCTTGTCacacttccttctttccctgaGCTACTACAAAGGTGATCTCAAAACCATGGAGGAGTGAGAGTCCTCACAGACCATCCTGTGCCCGCTGCGGTGCTGCACACCAGGCAAGTCCTGTTTCACTCCTCCCTCTCAGAGAGGGGGAAGCTGAAACTTGGACTTGCAGTGACTTGCTCAGGGTCACCCGGTGCAGCGAGCAGAGCTAGACCAGGAACGGAGGCCCTTCTGACCCAGGAGCTCCTGCCTGCTTCCTGCCAGCAAGCTCTCCCCCAGGGCTGGGAGGCAGATCGTCTATAGGGGCCATGTGCGGGGCTCACCTGACACATTGGCACTAGAACCGTCGTTGGGCCTCTTCCCCAGAGGAAACTCCACATCGGCAAAAGTCTCTGTGGAAGGGGAGCTGGCCATGTTGTTGGGCACTGCTGGCCTCTTCACTCGTCGGCTGAAGAACCTGCTGCTGAAGCGCCTGCTCTCCTTGGCGGGGGTGGCCTCTCCATTGGCAGCTTCTCCTTTGCCATTCTGGGGGAGCGCCTCTCGGGACTTGTGCCTCAGGTCTGCGTGCATGGGAGAGACCATCCTGCCATCCTTCGGTCTCAGCGGTCTCGAGGGAATGGGTTCCACTGTGGGCAATACCTGCTCTACTGTGACCAGGTCATTCAGAAAGCTCTCCAGACGCCGGGCAGACTCACCACCGCTACtgccctcttcctgtccctctgaaCCAGCTTCCCGTTGCTGCCGGGCCGCCCAGCGCATCATCTCTCCTGGAGGAGGGCGGCTGCCTGCCACTAAGGCGTACTTGGGGTTGATGAGCTTGCGAGCTACAGTAGAGGAGTAGTTGAGGCCACGCCAGCCTGCCAGGCCCAGGTGCTGGTACAAGTTCACCTCCTCAGAGATAGCATACAGCTCCCGGAACTCTATGTCAAAGGGCTCCACGTTCTGCCCTGTCAGGAGCAAGAGAAGATTCCTGTCCACATAGGAGGAGCTCCAAGTAAAGCTGGGGACAGAAAAACAGGGACAAGGATGGCCCAAGACCTCGCCAGTGTCCTCCAACACCCCCCCACTTCCTGGCCTCAACCTGCCCTGTCACTGTGGACACATTGCTTGGTGCCTGGAGAAAGGTGCCTCTTGCCCTCTCACTGGACTGCTTTCACCAGgccaaattctccctccctttccttcccagggGGGCCTGAGAACTCAGACCTGGATCCACAGCAGAACATGCTACAGGGAGATGGCAGGTTCTTAACTCAAGGCTTTGAGGTGCAAATGAAATAACCAGCTAACTACCTCGGACAAACACATGCAATACTTGTACAACACAGCAACTAAGCTCTGCCACTGATACACTGTTCTACCCCGACTGATCGTTCCCAGAGTGCACAGTGTCTGCAAAGCCCAGACTTCAACTGCAGAAGAGGACTGggatcatttatttattcattgctaCAATGTGTTCAAGTCTCGCCTAGATTTTCACTTTCTCAGAGGAAAAAGATGGCTCACAAACAGGTTCTCCTGTACCTGGTACTTTGCTTTTCAATTCAAATTCTGGAGTCGTTGCTCTGTGCCACatctgtggtgctttgaatgagagCGGCCCCCATAGGCTCAACTATCTGAATGACTGCTCCAGCACCACGCCTGCTTGTCTGCTGCCTGCCATGACAGTcatgaactctaaccctctggaactgtaagtccCCAAATTAAATGCTGTCTTCTGTAAGTCaccttggtcgtggtgttttgtcacaggaatagagaagtaactaagacaagatCTCACATCTCTTTCCCAGATCTTTTCCCTTTCACCTCCTCTTTTTCCCACCCCAAAACCATCCTCAAAGTACAACCAGCTGCCAAGGACGGTGACAAGCCAGCAATGCTTAATGCCTAGGAAGAGTTGCTCCTCTCTCTGGAACAATCCATCCACCAACAGAAAGTCTGGGGAAAGGAACCAGGTAGGGGTCTGTGATCAGGACAGACAATGCCTCTTAAAACCTGGGACTGTGGAAGCTCCAGGAGCCCATTCCTGAACAATTACCACCCATACAGGTCTTCTGGGTGCTCCCCATGCCTGGCCCAACACACCTGTAAGATCCGGTGGCCACTTTGTCCCCATCCACCATCAGGAACCTCGATGAGAGAGTCCCCTTGATCTTTCCCATGGGCATGTAGAAGCCAACTCCTGTCACAGAGCGGACACGGATGTTCTgttgagaagaggagaaagacacCATTGCCCTGTCTGGGGAAACCTTGAGGCCCTGCACCAAGGCCTTGCTTTGGGAGAGGCCCATAGACCCTGACTGCTGCCCACGTCTTTCCTAAATCCT of Meriones unguiculatus strain TT.TT164.6M chromosome 8, Bangor_MerUng_6.1, whole genome shotgun sequence contains these proteins:
- the Fam83f gene encoding protein FAM83F isoform X4 — translated: MDLFTDGDIFQDIVDAASKRRVPVYIILDEAGVKYFLEMCQGLELVEFRIRNIRVRSVTGVGFYMPMGKIKGTLSSRFLMVDGDKVATGSYSFTWSSSYVDRNLLLLLTGQNVEPFDIEFRELYAISEEVNLYQHLGLAGWRGLNYSSTVARKLINPKYALVAGSRPPPGEMMRWAARQQREAGSEGQEEGSSGGESARRLESFLNDLVTVEQVLPTVEPIPSRPLRPKDGRMVSPMHADLRHKSREALPQNGKGEAANGEATPAKESRRFSSRFFSRRVKRPAVPNNMASSPSTETFADVEFPLGKRPNDGSSANVSGKGSPSVTKRSNCVIS
- the Fam83f gene encoding protein FAM83F isoform X2 yields the protein MAESQLSCLDEAHVNERVTQAQAAFYYCEGRRAALEALLGGGEQAYGERVKKERLRDFLSSRERQALCAAWTPYEEAVSNTRAKAKAKALVEPSDSLAYWPDRSDTEVPPLDLGWTDSSFYRGVSRVTLFTHPPKEEKAPHLKQVVRQMIQQAQKVIAVVMDLFTDGDIFQDIVDAASKRRVPVYIILDEAGVKYFLEMCQGLELVEFRIRNIRVRSVTGVGFYMPMGKIKGTLSSRFLMVDGDKVATGSYSFTWSSSYVDRNLLLLLTGQNVEPFDIEFRELYAISEEVNLYQHLGLAGWRGLNYSSTVARKLINPKYALVAGSRPPPGEMMRWAARQQREAGSEGQEEGSSGGESARRLESFLNDLVTVEQVLPTVEPIPSRPLRPKDGRMVSPMHADLRHKSREALPQNGKGEAANGEATPAKESRRFSSRFFSRRVKRPAVPNNMASSPSTETFADVEFPLGKRPNDGSSANVSASIQP
- the Fam83f gene encoding protein FAM83F isoform X1, with the translated sequence MAESQLSCLDEAHVNERVTQAQAAFYYCEGRRAALEALLGGGEQAYGERVKKERLRDFLSSRERQALCAAWTPYEEAVSNTRAKAKAKALVEPSDSLAYWPDRSDTEVPPLDLGWTDSSFYRGVSRVTLFTHPPKEEKAPHLKQVVRQMIQQAQKVIAVVMDLFTDGDIFQDIVDAASKRRVPVYIILDEAGVKYFLEMCQGLELVEFRIRNIRVRSVTGVGFYMPMGKIKGTLSSRFLMVDGDKVATGSYSFTWSSSYVDRNLLLLLTGQNVEPFDIEFRELYAISEEVNLYQHLGLAGWRGLNYSSTVARKLINPKYALVAGSRPPPGEMMRWAARQQREAGSEGQEEGSSGGESARRLESFLNDLVTVEQVLPTVEPIPSRPLRPKDGRMVSPMHADLRHKSREALPQNGKGEAANGEATPAKESRRFSSRFFSRRVKRPAVPNNMASSPSTETFADVEFPLGKRPNDGSSANVSGKGSPSVTKRSNCVIS
- the Fam83f gene encoding protein FAM83F isoform X3 yields the protein MKWVVGDALPYPPHQVIAVVMDLFTDGDIFQDIVDAASKRRVPVYIILDEAGVKYFLEMCQGLELVEFRIRNIRVRSVTGVGFYMPMGKIKGTLSSRFLMVDGDKVATGSYSFTWSSSYVDRNLLLLLTGQNVEPFDIEFRELYAISEEVNLYQHLGLAGWRGLNYSSTVARKLINPKYALVAGSRPPPGEMMRWAARQQREAGSEGQEEGSSGGESARRLESFLNDLVTVEQVLPTVEPIPSRPLRPKDGRMVSPMHADLRHKSREALPQNGKGEAANGEATPAKESRRFSSRFFSRRVKRPAVPNNMASSPSTETFADVEFPLGKRPNDGSSANVSGKGSPSVTKRSNCVIS